Genomic DNA from Prevotella intermedia ATCC 25611 = DSM 20706:
GCAAATGCAGTTAGTTTGGTGCAGCTAACGAGCATACAAATTAGATATACGATACGCAATTCTAATCTTTTCATACAGTTTTACCCTTTTATTCTATACTTAGACCGTTCTCAATAATTTGTTGTAAAAGTAGTATTTTTTTCTGATTGTCGTTTCCTTTGCTGCTTTAATAATTCTTAATGGGCTGCGTTTTCAGAAATCTGGCAAAGTATAATAAAAATAACTAAAAAACCATCTCTATTCCGTAATTTTGCAGTACTTTTGTAATTTAAAATAATTGGATAAGAAATGAATCTTACAAGCATAGTAAATAAGTTGTACTTCCATCCTCGTCGTCGCGATTTGGAACGTTATATCAACGAGGGCGAAGCTATCCAACGCGAAATATTACAATACTTGGTAAAGCGCGGAAAAGATACGGAATATGGAAGAAACCATTTGTTTTCTACTATCAAGTCGTACGAAGACTTTGCGCAAAACATACCTGTAAACACCTACGAAGAACTGAAAGACGACATCGACCGTATGCGACACGGCGAGAAAGACATATTGTGGCCCGGACAAGTGAAGTGGTATGCAAAGTCGTCGGGCACGACAAACGATAAGAGTAAGTTCATTCCAATCACGCACGAGGGCTTGCAGACACTGCATTATCAAGGTGGCAAAGACGTTGTGGCTTATTACTTAAGCAACAATCCTGACAGCAGGCTTTTCAGCGGTAAGGGTCTTATACTCGGCGGAAGCCATTCGCCAAACTATAACCTGCCCAATTCGCTCGTTGGAGATTTGAGTGCCATTCTCATAGAGAACATCAATCCGTTGGCAAACCTTGTGCGTGTGCCTTCAAAAGAGGTGGCACTGCTGAGCGACTTCGAGGTAAAGCGCGACCGTATCGCCCGCGAAACGCTCTCGCAGAACGTTACCAACATTTCGGGAGTGCCGTCGTGGATGCTGTCGGTGTTGGTTCGAGTGATGGAACTGACAGGAAAGCAACATCTGCAAGAGGTTTGGCCAAACTTGGAAGTATTCTTCCACGGTGGTATAGCATTTACGCCGTATCGTAAGCAATACGAGCAGCTCATCACAAAGTCGGATATGAAGTATATGGAAACATACAATGCGTCAGAAGGATTCTTCGGTATTCAAGACGACCCGAACGATGAAAGTATGTCGTTGATGCTCGATTACGGTGTGTTCTACGAGTTCTTACCTATGGACGAGTACGAAAACGAAAAGCCAAACATCGTTCCGTTAGAAGGCGTAGAGGTTGGGCGCAACTATGCAATGCTCATCAGCACAGCCTGCGGATTGTGGCGTTACGAAATCGGCGATACGGTTCGGTTCACTTCCACCCGTCCTTACAAGTTCGTTATTACAGGTCGCACCAAGTATTTCATCAATGCTTTCGGCGAAGAACTTATCATGGACAATGCCGAAAAAGGCTTGGAAACAGCTTGTAAAGCTACTGGCGCACAGATTTCAGAGTATACGGCAGCACCCATTTTTATGGACGCCAATGCCAAGTGTCGCCACCAATGGCTCATCGAATTTACGAAAGAGCCCAATGATATTCACGAATTTGAACGCATCTTAGACAGTAAACTGCAAGAAATAAACTCCGATTACGAGGCCAAACGCTTCCACGATATAACGTTGCAGCAGTTAGAAGTGGTGGTGGCAAGAAAGGATTTGTTCAACGATTGGCTGAAGTCGAAAGGCAAACTTGGCGGACAACACAAGGTGCCACGACTGTCGAACAACCGTAAAAACATCGAAGAGATGTTGTCGATGAATAAGGAAAAGGAAGAATAAAGCTACTTCATAGAAACACATAGGATTGTATTCAAGCTGCAAAGCGATATAAAACGAACAATATTTTAAAGGGTTATGAACAAACAGAGCATAAAGAATATGGGTTGGAAAGCAGGAAGTGTAACAACTTTCTGCCTGCTTCTGCTTACTGTTTTCGCATGTGCAAAGATGGGAGAACCTGATGGCGGTTGGTACGACGAAACACCACCGCACATTCTCGGCACATCGCCTGCCGACGGTTCGAACGATGTAAACAGCAAGAAAGTTACCATTCTTTTCGATGAGTTCATAACGCTCAGCAACCCAACCGAGAAAGTTGTAGTGTCTCCGCCGCAGTTGGAAACGCCTGAAATAAAGGTAAGTGGCAGGAAAATTACTGTGGAACTGCAAGATAAACTAAAGGAAAATACCACTTACACGATTGACTTCTCGGACGCTATCGCCGATAACAACGAGGGAAACCCAATGGGCAACTATACCTATTCGTTCTCTACGGGCAATCAAATAGACACAATGGAAGTGGCAGGGTATGTGCTTGAAGCCCAAAACTTAGAGCCTGTAAAAGGCATTTTGGTAGGACTTTACAGCAATCAGAGCGACACTGCCTTCCAACACGAACCGATGTTGCGTGTTGCGCGAACCGACGGAAGCGGGCGTTTCGTTATAAAAGGTGTTGCAAAAGGCGATTATCGCATTTATGCGCTGCAAGATATGGACGGCAATTATAGGTTCAATCAGCAAAGCGAAAAGTTGGCTTTCACCCCCGAAATCATTATGCCTTCGTGGAAACCAGACGTGCGTCAGGATACAATCTGGAGCGATTCGCTGCGTATTGCTGATATTAAGCGAGTGCCTTACACGCACTTTCTACCCGACGATGTTGTGCTTACGGCTTTCACAGAAATACAAACCAATCGCCATTTCTTGAAGTCGGAGCGCAAAAGTGCCGACCATTTCACGCTGTTTTATAGCTATGGACACGCCGAATTGCCCGAAATTAAGGGCTTGAACTTTAATGAAAAGAATGCTTTCATTACCGAACCGAGTCTGAATCAAGACACAATTACCTACTGGCTTCGCGATACGATGCTCGTCAATCAGGACACGCTGCGTATGCAACTTTCCTATATGGCAACCGATTCATTAGGTTCATTGGTGAAACAGACCGACACTTTGGAAGTATTGGCGAAGATTCCGTATGAGAAACGGTTGAAACGACAACAAGAGGATTACGATAAATGGAAGAAACAGCAAAGCAAAAACAAGGAAAAAGGAAAGCCGTATCAGACCGAATATCCTAAAACTCCATTAGAGGTAAAGATAAAAGTCGCTTCGCAAATGGCACCCGACGAAAACCCTATGTTTATTTTGCCGTCGCCGATAGCTCTCTGCGACACATCGAAGATACATCTTTACGAAAAAGTAGATACGGTTTGGCAAAACGCCAAGTATCAGTTTGGCAGCCTACCAGGCGTTCCTCGTCAATACAAACTTGTGGGTGAATGGAACTTCGGCAGCGAATACAGCCTCGAACTCGACTCTGCCGCCTTCATAGACATATACGGCAAGGTGTCGATGAAGACGAAACAGAGCATAAAAGTAAGCTCGCCAGAAGAATACAGCACGCTTATCGTGTCGTTACAAGGTATGGACGGCAAGAACTGTCTGCTGCAATTGCTGAACGAATCGGACAAACCGATAAAGGAAATAACAGCAAAAGGAAACGAAGCAACATTCTATTACGTGAAGCCGGGCACATTCTACCTGCGCTTAATCGTAGACGACAACGACAACGGACGTTGGGATACAGGACTTTACAGCAAGCAACAGCAACCCGAAGCTGTGTACTACTACACAAAAGAAATAGAATGTAAAGCCAAACGCGACGTCAGAATAACGTGGAATCCGCGCCAAACGCCGCTTTATCAGCAGAAACCAGCAAAGATAACCAAGCAAAAGGCAGAGGAAAAACAAAAGATAAGAAGGCGCAACTACGACCGTGCAAAGAAGTTGGGATTAGATTATAATCCACGAAACGGATTGGTAGAGAAAGCCAAAAAGAAAGTAAAAAACGACGTAACCAAAACTCCTTCGAAATAAAAGGTTATAGGAAATAAGAAAAACGTAATTACATTTATACTTTGTAATTACGTTTTTCTTATTTTATAATTGAGTTTCCGCAAAGCCATAGTTATGTTTTTAAAAGCTCGAACCTTCCAAACAGCAAGTTAAAGGCTTAGCGGAAAGAAGATTATAGCATTACTTTTCTTTGTATCCATTTGGCAAAAACGGGGTCGGTCATTACCGTTTCTTCTCCTCGTTTCTCTATTAAATCGCGCTCCAACAGAGCCGTTTTCAGTCGGTTGATATTAGAATAACTGCCTAATTTATACTCTTCGCGCACTTCAGAGAGTCCAAAATCCTTCGTAACTCCAGACGCTATGGCACGTAGGAAATTCAACTGATACTCCGAAAGTGGTTCTATCATCTGCATAAAAAGAATTTCGTTCGTTGCCAAAAGGTCGTTCATCGCCTGCTTCACATCTTCTTCGGTTACAGTTTCTCCCTCTTCCTTCTGTGTGAACACAAGCCAAGAAAGCTGCTGAACGTATGCCGAGTAGTTCTCCGTGAACTTGCAAATGTCTTTCGCCAACGCACGACTAATCGTTCTTTTGCCGTCTGCAAAGTGGCTGACAATATATTCCACCCAATCGGCTGTTGCTATTTTATCCAATGAAATAATATCGCCAAACTGGTAGAAAGGCATACTGCGGTGCAGGAATATAGCACTCATAAGGTGATGTTTGCTTCCGAAAAGACAATACGACACCTGCTTTTGGTGCTGCCATACAGTTCTCAAGCGGGCTTGTATTTGCTTGCTGTTCGCCATTTCTCCTATCTGTTGAAACTCGTCTATGCAGATAACAATGCGTTTCCCTTTCTTTATGGCAATCTTTTCAGCCATTCCCAACACTTCTTCTGGTGTATGCGTCTTGGGCGTAATGCCTAAAGAAATGGCAAAATCGGCGTTAGGTTCCGGGCTGAAAGAGATTTTAGGAGTAAGCCGATAAATAAATTCCTTAGCCTCTTCGAGCCACAATTCGTACTTCGAAGCAGTCTGTTTCAACACCTCTGCAGCCAATTTATTGTAGAAATCGTATTCGCTTTTACAGCCAAATATGTCCAAATAAACCGTAATAATATCTTCCTCGTCAAGCTTATTGCAGACATGCTTCACCAACGAGGTCTTTCCCAATCGCCTCGGCGACATCAATATAACGTTGATACCACCTCTGAAATTATCCAACAGACGCTTTGTTTCCTGCTCTCTTCCGATGAAATTATAATCGGAAACAGCGACTCCATAAACAAATCTCTTGCACATAATATGATGTTTTTAGTTCATCTGACGTTTGCAAATATAGCAAAAAAAAAGCAATCACACAAGTTTGTGTGATACAAACTTGTGTGATACCAACTTGTAGAGCCAATAATCAAAGCGTAAATTCGATGCAAGAATTACGCTAATATACTATTTATAAGATACTTAAAGAAAGAATTGATTACGATTCGATATGCTTATAATGAGAAAGAAGTGAAGTTTCTTCGGCAAGTTCTTACACCAAATTCACGCTATTCCATGAATAAAAAGAAGCTAATAAAAGTGTAAATATTTTTCACAAGCTTATCTATTACGTAACTATCTAACCGTCAGTGTATTACAAAACCTATTGTTTTGCGTTCCAAAAGCGGCTGTTTTGCACGGTAAAAGTGTAGGTTTTGCATCGCAAAAGAGCCGCTTTCGCAACGTCAAAGCGCAGTTATCACTTTTTAACAGAATTATCTTTACAAAACTGATGCACTTCAACAGCGATGTATGGCAAAAATAAAAAGGAGCTTTACCGCTCCTTTTTCACCATTCCCCTTGTAAAATAGAACAACGGGAGATATACCAAGACTGCCGAAACAACACCTGCTACGGCGTCTACAAGATAGTGCGCTTGAATGTAAACCGTAGCGCAGCAAAGGAAAAAATAGAGCGGAGCGAGCACGGCAAGCAACTTGTAATTGCGTGCATGTCCTATCAAGAACATACAAATGGTGCTGATTCCAACGTGCGAACTTGGGAAAGCTGCCGTTGGACGCTCGCCTGCTGCCTTGGCATCTTCTACTAACTGGTAGAAAAAACCGTCGGTATAACCGGGGCTTGGCAAACAGTCTTGATGCAGATTGAAGTAGTCGTGCACGTTAGGAAATACGCCTGCTACTATATTCTCCATTCCTACTGCCTTATAATAGAACGTAGGACCTGCCACAGGAACAAAGATAAAGACCACATAATAGATGAAAAACGAAGCCAACATGATAAAGGCTACACGTTCGAATTCCTTGTAACGCCATATAAAAAAGTAAAATACCGTCAGCGCAATCATAGGATAATAAGCCGCATAACCCATATCGAAAAGCTCGCTGAAGACAGCATCGGGCAACTCTTTAGAGAACAGCAATGCTGGCTGATAGCCAAAAATATTCTGTTCCCACTGTGCAAACACGTGGTCGAGATTAGGCAAAAGCCTGTTGAATTCGTAAGTATCGGGATACCACCACGCAAGCAAGCCGAGCTGTGCAGCCACTCTTGCAAGGCGAGTGAAGCGACAGGGGAAGATACGGTACACCAACCACAGTGCAGCCGTTATGGCAACGATGCGCAATCGCCCATAAATCATAGCTTCGGGCGTCTCCATTTTGGTGTAAAAAAACAGAATCAGCACGAACGTGAACACCATATAAGCTGCCGCTGCCCACTCTATTGCCATCAATCCCTTTAGCGGTTTCTTCTCTATTCGGAAGAGGTCGAGTATGAATTTTACCATTTTTATCCTTAATATCAGTTATCCTTCTTTTTAAATCCAACCATTCTCTTTATACCAATCCATCGTTTCTTTCACGCCTCGCGCTAAGTCGTACTGTGGATTATAGCCGAGGTCGTCGATGGTTGGCTGTATGTTGCAACGCCAATTCCGCTGCTTCAGTATTTGATACTTATCGTTGTTCAGCGGCGAAAGCTTGCCCGTTATACGGCCTAATATATCGCCAAAGAAAGTAACGATGCGCAAAAAGGCGATAGGAGCCTTTATTCTAATCCGCCAAGGCTTGCCCAATTCAGCGTGAATAAGATTGCTGAAAGTGGTGCTTTGATATACTTTTCCGTCGGTAAGGAAGTACGCACGCCCTGTTTTCCCCCTATCAAGTGCGAGGAAAACAGCTTGCACAAGGTCTTTTACATAAACAAACGTAATGTCCTGACGCTGAAAACCCACCGAGAAATCAGTATGTCCCTTTATCGATTTCGCCATTAGGAAGTAGTCTTTCTCCCTCGGTCCGTACACACCCGTAGGACGAAGCGTTATGTAAGGCAACGTTTTTCCGTTGCAGGAAACGCTTGCCAATACTTTCTCTGCCTGCAATTTACTCTCGCCGTAAGCCGTATTGGGGCGTGGAATATCGGTTTCGTCAATGTCCTTGTAGGGCAATTGCTCGTGAATGGCACCGTAAACGCTGAGGCTTGAAACGAAAACGAAACGCTCAAGCGGCATGTTCAGCGATAAAAGCGCATTTGCAAAATGCTGCGTTCCTTGTGTATTGATGCGGAAGAAATCGTCCCTCTTCACGCATTTCGTAGCTCCTGCCGCATGCACAACGTAGTCGAAGCAGTACGGCCGTAGCTGTTCGATAAGCCGTTCTTCCGACGAAAAGTCAAGCTCAATAAAGTTTATGCGCTCGTCTTGCAAGTATTTGCGCGACGAAGTAGCACGCATTGCTGCCCACACTTCCATGTCGTGGCGCAATGCTTCCTCAACGATGAACGAGCCAATAAAGCCCGAAGCTCCTGTTATTAATATTCTTTTTTTCATTAAAATAATGTGAAACGCTTGCAAAGATACGAACTTTTTTGTTACTTTGTAAATATAATTAAAGCGCAATTGACAATGGGAAAGGAAAAAAAGAGTAAAAGACGATTGACGAAAGCAGAACTTGCTGAACAGATAAAAGGTTTTTTCCAAACGCAACCAGACGAGACTTTTAGTTTA
This window encodes:
- a CDS encoding GH3 auxin-responsive promoter family protein, giving the protein MNLTSIVNKLYFHPRRRDLERYINEGEAIQREILQYLVKRGKDTEYGRNHLFSTIKSYEDFAQNIPVNTYEELKDDIDRMRHGEKDILWPGQVKWYAKSSGTTNDKSKFIPITHEGLQTLHYQGGKDVVAYYLSNNPDSRLFSGKGLILGGSHSPNYNLPNSLVGDLSAILIENINPLANLVRVPSKEVALLSDFEVKRDRIARETLSQNVTNISGVPSWMLSVLVRVMELTGKQHLQEVWPNLEVFFHGGIAFTPYRKQYEQLITKSDMKYMETYNASEGFFGIQDDPNDESMSLMLDYGVFYEFLPMDEYENEKPNIVPLEGVEVGRNYAMLISTACGLWRYEIGDTVRFTSTRPYKFVITGRTKYFINAFGEELIMDNAEKGLETACKATGAQISEYTAAPIFMDANAKCRHQWLIEFTKEPNDIHEFERILDSKLQEINSDYEAKRFHDITLQQLEVVVARKDLFNDWLKSKGKLGGQHKVPRLSNNRKNIEEMLSMNKEKEE
- a CDS encoding Ig-like domain-containing protein — encoded protein: MNKQSIKNMGWKAGSVTTFCLLLLTVFACAKMGEPDGGWYDETPPHILGTSPADGSNDVNSKKVTILFDEFITLSNPTEKVVVSPPQLETPEIKVSGRKITVELQDKLKENTTYTIDFSDAIADNNEGNPMGNYTYSFSTGNQIDTMEVAGYVLEAQNLEPVKGILVGLYSNQSDTAFQHEPMLRVARTDGSGRFVIKGVAKGDYRIYALQDMDGNYRFNQQSEKLAFTPEIIMPSWKPDVRQDTIWSDSLRIADIKRVPYTHFLPDDVVLTAFTEIQTNRHFLKSERKSADHFTLFYSYGHAELPEIKGLNFNEKNAFITEPSLNQDTITYWLRDTMLVNQDTLRMQLSYMATDSLGSLVKQTDTLEVLAKIPYEKRLKRQQEDYDKWKKQQSKNKEKGKPYQTEYPKTPLEVKIKVASQMAPDENPMFILPSPIALCDTSKIHLYEKVDTVWQNAKYQFGSLPGVPRQYKLVGEWNFGSEYSLELDSAAFIDIYGKVSMKTKQSIKVSSPEEYSTLIVSLQGMDGKNCLLQLLNESDKPIKEITAKGNEATFYYVKPGTFYLRLIVDDNDNGRWDTGLYSKQQQPEAVYYYTKEIECKAKRDVRITWNPRQTPLYQQKPAKITKQKAEEKQKIRRRNYDRAKKLGLDYNPRNGLVEKAKKKVKNDVTKTPSK
- a CDS encoding AAA family ATPase is translated as MCKRFVYGVAVSDYNFIGREQETKRLLDNFRGGINVILMSPRRLGKTSLVKHVCNKLDEEDIITVYLDIFGCKSEYDFYNKLAAEVLKQTASKYELWLEEAKEFIYRLTPKISFSPEPNADFAISLGITPKTHTPEEVLGMAEKIAIKKGKRIVICIDEFQQIGEMANSKQIQARLRTVWQHQKQVSYCLFGSKHHLMSAIFLHRSMPFYQFGDIISLDKIATADWVEYIVSHFADGKRTISRALAKDICKFTENYSAYVQQLSWLVFTQKEEGETVTEEDVKQAMNDLLATNEILFMQMIEPLSEYQLNFLRAIASGVTKDFGLSEVREEYKLGSYSNINRLKTALLERDLIEKRGEETVMTDPVFAKWIQRKVML
- a CDS encoding phosphatase PAP2 family protein, whose product is MVKFILDLFRIEKKPLKGLMAIEWAAAAYMVFTFVLILFFYTKMETPEAMIYGRLRIVAITAALWLVYRIFPCRFTRLARVAAQLGLLAWWYPDTYEFNRLLPNLDHVFAQWEQNIFGYQPALLFSKELPDAVFSELFDMGYAAYYPMIALTVFYFFIWRYKEFERVAFIMLASFFIYYVVFIFVPVAGPTFYYKAVGMENIVAGVFPNVHDYFNLHQDCLPSPGYTDGFFYQLVEDAKAAGERPTAAFPSSHVGISTICMFLIGHARNYKLLAVLAPLYFFLCCATVYIQAHYLVDAVAGVVSAVLVYLPLFYFTRGMVKKER
- a CDS encoding NAD-dependent epimerase/dehydratase family protein; this translates as MKKRILITGASGFIGSFIVEEALRHDMEVWAAMRATSSRKYLQDERINFIELDFSSEERLIEQLRPYCFDYVVHAAGATKCVKRDDFFRINTQGTQHFANALLSLNMPLERFVFVSSLSVYGAIHEQLPYKDIDETDIPRPNTAYGESKLQAEKVLASVSCNGKTLPYITLRPTGVYGPREKDYFLMAKSIKGHTDFSVGFQRQDITFVYVKDLVQAVFLALDRGKTGRAYFLTDGKVYQSTTFSNLIHAELGKPWRIRIKAPIAFLRIVTFFGDILGRITGKLSPLNNDKYQILKQRNWRCNIQPTIDDLGYNPQYDLARGVKETMDWYKENGWI